The Streptomyces sp. NBC_00224 genome contains the following window.
CCAGCGCGAACGAGCCGAAGGACGAGACGGCCGCGACGGTCGGCGACGGCAGGTCGTCCGGGTCTATGCCGAGCTCCTCGCGGGCGTGGATCTCCAGCGCCTGCTCGGGGTCGCGGGAGAGCTGCATGGCGACCTCGCGGGCGAGCGCGGGCTCGACGCCGCGCGACACGTACAGCTCGGCCAGCTCCTCCATCTCGTCCACCGGGTGCTTGCGCAACTGCTGGCGCTCGACGTCGAGTTCGGCCTCGACGAGCTCGCGCTGCGAGGCGACGGAGGTGTACTCGCCGGCGGCCATGGAGAAGGCTCCGGCGGCCAGGCCCGCGAGGCCGGTGACGATGATGGTGTGCTGCGAGACGGCGCCGCCCGCGACACCCGTCATCAACGCCAGATTGGAGACGAGCCCGTCCATGGCGCCGAAGACGGCGGGGCGCAGCCAGCCGCCGTTGACGTCCCGGTGCGTGTGGTTGTCCCGGTGCGCCTCGTGCAGCGCGGCTTCGGTGTTGATGACGGACACAGCTCTCCCCTTGCGTTCAGCAGCGGGCTCTCGCGTCCCGCTCCCCCTCGTCTTCGTCGAAATTACGCTCGATGTAAGCCCCGCGCTAGCAAGGCAGGCCGTACTTACCCAGGTCAGAGGGGTGTCGTGCTCATCCGTGTCCGCTCTTGCACACATGTGGCGGGAGGGTGACAGATGGACTCCTGGCTCGTTCGGCGTGGCAGAGATCAAGCGAAGGATCAGGCGACGTCGAAAGGCCTCCCATGGAGTTGATCGCCAGCGGCCCGGGAACAGCCGAGGCCATCCGCGAGCGAGCCAGAGGCGCGCTGCTGGGCCTGGCGGTGGGGGACGCGCTCGGAGCCCCCGCCGAGAACCTCAAACCCTCGGAGATCCGGCGCCGCTGGGGCCGGATCGAGGGCTTCGTCTCCGACGACCCGGCGGGTACGGACGACACGGAGTACGCCATCTTCTCGGGCCTGCTGCTCGCCCGGCACGGCTCGGCGCTCACCGTCACGCACGTCGAACACGCTTGGCACCACTGGATCGCGGACCGCGACGAAGGACCGTTCCGGGGCGCGGGCTTCAGCGAGCGCGGCACCCTGGAGAACCTCCGCCGGGGTCTCGCCGCCCCCATCTCCGCCCAGCACCGCCACGCCTGGAGCGACGGCCTGGCCATGCGCGCGGCCCCCTTCGGCGTCTTCGCCGCGGGGGCGCCGAAGGAGGCGGCGCGGCTGGTGGCGATCGACGGCTGCGTCAGCCACGAGGGCGAGGGCATCTACGGCGGCCAGGCGGTGGCGGCGGGCGTCGCGGTGGCGATGACGGGCGCGGGCCTCACGTCCGTGATCGCGGCGGCCCTGTCGGTGATCCCGATGGACTCCTGGACCGCACGCTCGCTGCGCCGCGCGGTGGCGGTGGCCGACCAGGGCGAACGGGCCGTCCGCTCGGCGGTCGTGATCGGCGGCTACCCCTGGACGGACCTGGCCCCCGAAGCGGTCGCCCTGGCCTTCGGCGCCTTCGCCACGGCCCGGGGCGACTTCACGGCATCGGTCCTGACGGCCGTGAACATGGGCCGCGACGCGGACACGACGGCGGCGGTGGCGGGCGCCCTGGCAGGCGCGCACGGCGGCGCCGCGTCGATCCCCCCCGACTGGTCGTCCGCGATCGGCCCGGTCCGCGGCAGCTGCCTCCCCGAGATGCGCGGCTACCACGTCCTGGACATCGCGGACTTGCTGACGCCGGATCCGGAAGAAGAGGAGAGCGCGTGATGGGTGACGAGGTTTCAGCTGGGGGTACGGGGACGCAGCTTCCGGGCGGGAGTCCGGGGACGCAGCCCCCGAGCGGGGTGCAGGGGCCGCAGGCCCCGCTGGGGGCCGGGGGGCAAAGCCCCCGGGAAAACCCACTCACGTCAACCCACCCACACCCCCGGAGGGTTTCGGGAAGGGGCGGGGTGGGGGAATCCCGGCGCGAAGCGCACCCCGCACCATCGCCGCACCAAGCCGACCGCATCGAAGGCCTCCTCCTCGGCCTGGCCGCAGGCGACGCCGCCGGGTGGCCCGCCGCGAGGCACCGCGCCGCCCGCATGCCCGAGTGGACCCGAAGACTCACCCGCGAACTCGACACCTTCGCCGAGCAGAACGCCACCACCACCCTCCCCGTCCCCATCGCCCTCAACCAGCCCCCCGAACCCCTGCGCCTGGGCCCGTCGGACGACGCCGAGTGGGCCGCGTTCGCCGCCGAGACCGTGCTCACCGCCGCCGAGCCCCTGCTCGCCCACCTCACCCCGGCCCGACGCGTCCGCGCCGCCGTCGACCGCGCCTGGAACCTCCTCGCCGCCGAGGTCGCCGCGGCCGCCGAGCGCGCCCCCGAGGTCGAGTCCGCGGTGCTCCCGCTGCGTGCCCGCATCTCCGTACGCGCGGGCCTCGGCAACCTCGCCACCGGCCTGCGCCCGCCCGCCACCGGCCACGACAACCCGCACTACTTCGACGACGCCGCCTGCGTACGCGCCGCGGTCCTCGCCGTCGTCCACCCCGGCGCGCCCCGGGAAGCCGCCGAACTGGCCGAGTTCGACGCCCGCTACACCCAGGACGGCGACGGGGTGCACGGCGCCCGCGCCATCGCCGCGGCGGTCGCGGCCGCGCTCGGCGGGGCCGGCGTCGAGGACGCCGTTGCGGCCGCCCTCGACGAACTCCCGCCCGACACCGAGATCGGCCGCAACGCCCAGCACGCCGTCAAGCTCGCGCACGACTTCGCCGACGACACGGCGGGCGCGTTCGCCCTGGTGCCGCTCCTGGAGCACCAGATCGTGGACCACGTCTACAGCTACGGGATCGCCGCGGCCGAGACCGTCCCCGTCGCCCTCGCCCTCGCCACCGCCTCGCGCGGCACGGTCGCCGAGGCGGTCCCGGCCGCGGCCTGTCTGTCCCGGGTCGCGGACTCGGCGCCCGCCCTCGCCGGGGCGCTCACCGGCGCGCTCGGCGGCGGCGCCTCGATCCCCGCCCCCTGGCTCGACGCCTGCCGCACCCTGTCCGGCTGCGCCCTGCCACGCCTGGCCGGTACCGACCTCGTGGAGCTCGCCGGGCTCCTCGCCGACACGCTGCGCCACCCCCCGGGCGGCTGAGCTTTTCGCGAAAATACCGCGAACCACCCCGAACTGACCGCCCAGGGTGGACAATTCCGGCATGACGCTCACGACGTCGTACGCGACGCTCACTCTTGAGGACCGCATCACCGGCGCCCTGGTAGGCGCGGCCGTCGGGGACGCCCTCGGCGGCCCGGTCGAGGGCTACACCCCGGAGCAGATCGTGGAGCGGCACGGCGGCCGCGTCCACGGCATCGTCGGGCCCTGGCACGGGGACGAGTGGCGTACGGCGCGGCCGATCGCCCCGTACCACAAGGGCGACGGACACATCACCGACGACACCTTGATGACGCACACGCTGATCCGCGTGTACGAGCGGGTCCGCGACCACCTGGACGCGTACGCGATCGCCGACCACCTCGTCCCCGACCTGATCTCCCGCCCGCTCTGGATCCCCGAACTCGAAGCCGAGACGATCCCCCTCCACCGCGTCTTCCTCGCCGAGAAGTGGATCGTGGCCCGGCTGCACTACGGCCACGTCGACCCCCGCGAGGCGGGCACCGGCAACATCGTCAACTGCGGCGCCGCGATGTACATGGCACCGGTCGGCCTGGTCAACGCGGCCAACCCGGCGGCGGCGTACACGGAGGCCCTGGAGGTGGCGGCCCCGCACCAGTCCTCGTACGGGCGGGAGGCTGCGGGCGTCTTCGCGGCGGCGGTGGCGGCGGCGTGCGCCCCGGCCGCGACGGCGGCGGGTGTCGTGGAAACCTGCCTGTCCCTGGCAAAGGACGGAACGCGTGCGGCGATCGAGGCGGTGGCCGAAGCGGCGTCCGGGCACACGGACTTCGAGTCGGCCCTCGCCCCCCTCCGGGCGGCGGTCACCCCCTTCGACACGGTCGGCCCGGACTACCGCGCCCCGTCCCTGGGCGCCCGCCGCCCGTCCCGCCTGCACGCCATCGAGGAGCTCCCGATCGCCCTGGGAATGCTGCTCGTCGCCGACGGCGACTTCCGCACGGCGGTACTCGGCGCGGTGAACTACGGCCGGGACTGCGACTCCATCGCGACGATGGCGGGCGCACTGGCGGGCGCGCTCCGGGGCGAGGCCCCCATCCCCGCCGCCTGGGCCAAACCGGTCGCCGAGGCCAGCCGCCTGGACCTGCACGCCCCCGCGCGGGCCCTCACCGAGGTGACGCGCGAGGTGTACGCGAAGGACCGCGCCCGCCAAGACGCCCACCGCACGGCCTTCGAGGCGCTGACCCGATGACCCCCCTACGCCTGACCTGGGTCCAGCCGGAGGACCTCATCGCCCACGAGCTCCGCCAGGCGAAGGAGGACGGCCGCGACGCGAGAGGGATCGAAGCACGCTGGGCAACGGCGGGCGGCACAGCGCCCGGCCCTTCGGGCGCGTCCTCGACCCCGGCACCTCCGGCGTTGCGCGCCCTGGCGATCCAGCTGTTGGACGAACTGGCAGAGGTTCCTTCCCCGTTGGCGGACAGGGAACCGACGGACTTCGAGGCGATCAGATCCACGACATCAACCTGGCCCGACGGCTCCAGCAACCCACCCACCCCGGGGCGGAAGCCCGAAGGGGGTGCAGGGGGCGAAGCCCCCGCCAGGGTTCCGGGGCGCAGCCGCGCCCGGGGGCCCGGGGACGAAGCCCCCAGCCACCCACCCACCCCTCCCGTCCGGGGTCCGGGGCGCAGCCCCGCAAGCGGGGTGCAGGGGGCGCAGCCCCCGCTCGGGGGTCTGGGGGCGAAGCCCCCAGGAACACCTCCCCCTACCCCCACCCACCCCCGGAGGGTTGCGGGAAGGGGCGGGGAGGGGCAAACTCACGCCCTCCACGCCGCCTGGCTGGGCCGAGCCGTCGGCTGCCTGCTCGGCAAACCCGTGGAGAAGCTGCCGCTGACCGGCATCCGCGCAATCGCCCGCGCCACCGGCAACTGGCCCCTCCACACCTGGTTCACCGCCCACCGCCTCCCCGCCGAGCTGGCCGCCGCGTACCCCTGGAACCGCCGCTCCGCCCCCACCTCCCTCGCCGAGAACATCGACGGCATGCCCGAGGACGACGACCTCAACTACCCGCTCCTCGGCCTGCTCCTCCTCCAGCGCCACGGCCCCGCCTTCACCACCGCCGACGTGGCCCGGCTGTGGCTGGACGAGCTCCCGGCGGGGCGTACGTTCACCGCCGAGCGCATCGCGTACCGCAATCTCCTGGACGGGATCGAGCCGCCGCACACCGCCACCCACCGCAACCCGTTCCGCGAGTGGATCGGCGCCACCATCCGCGCCGACGTCCACGGCTGGACCAACCCGGGCGACCCCGCGGCCGCCGCCGAGCAGGCGCACCGCGACGCCGCCCTCACCCACACCGCCAACGGCGTGTACGGCGCCATGTTCACGGCCGCGGCGATCTCCATGGCCACCACCGGCGCGTACGACGTGCACGCCTGTCTCGACGGCGGTCTCGCCGTGATCCCCCCGCGCTCCCGCCTGGCCGGGGCCGTCCGCCTCGGGATCCGCCTCGCCCGCGAGGAGGGCGACTTCGACACCGTCGTCGACCGGCTGCACACGGCCCTCGGCGCCTACCACTGGGTGCACTCCGTCCCCAACGCCGCCCTGCTCGCCGCCGCCCTCACCCACGCCGACGGCGACTTCTCCGGCTCCATCTGCCGCGCGGTGTCCGGCGGCTGGGACACCGACTCCAACGGGGCCACCGCCGGATCGCTCGCGGGACTCCTCGCCGGGCACCCGGACGCGCTGCCCGCCCGCTGGACCGCACCGCTCAAGAACCGCCTCGCCACCACCGTCGCCGGCTTCGACGGCACCGGATTCGACACCCTCGCAGAACTGACGGCGGAACTGGCGGCGGAACCGACCGCACCAGCGACCGCGCAAGTGACCGCACACGCACCCGCTCAACAGACCGCACAACTCGTCCCCCAGGAGGTACGGAGCGCATGACGCGCATCGCGGTGCTCGGCAGCACCAACATGGACCTGGTCGCCTACGTGACGGCCGCCCCGCGCCGCGGCGAGACCGTCACCGGTCACGACTTCCGTACGATCCCCGGCGGCAAGGGCGCCAACCAGGCCGTCGCCGCGGCCCGTGCGGGCGGCGACGTCGCGATGATCGGGGCGGTCGGCACGGACGAGTTCGGCGGACGGCTGCGGGCCGCGCTCGACGGCTCCGGCGTCGACACCGACCTCGTGCGCACCACCGAGGGGCCGTCCGGTACGGCCCACATCGTGGTCGACGCGACCGGCGGCAACGCGATCGTCGTCATCCCCGGCGCCAACGCCTCCGTCACCCACCTCGGCCCCGGCGACGAGGCGCTGATCGCGGGCGCCGAGTCGCTGCTGCTCCAGTTGGAGCTGCCGTTGGACACGGTCGTCGAGGGCGCCAAGGCGGCCCGGCGCCACGGGGTGCGGACGGTCCTCACCCCCTCCCCCGTCCAGCCCCTGCCGCCCGAACTCCTCGCCGCCACCGACCTGTTGGTGGCCAACGAGCACGAGGCCGCCGCACTCACCGGCATCGACGACCCGAAGGCGGCCGCCCGCGCGCTCCTTGAGCTGGTCCCCGAGGTGGTGGTCACGCTCGGCGCCCGCGGCAGTCTGTACGCGGCGCGCGACCAGGACCCGGTCGCGGTCCCGGCCCCCGAGGTGACCGCGGTCGACACGACGGGCGCGGGCGACACGTTCGTCGGCGCGCTCGCCGTCGCCCTGGGCGAGGGCCGGGCGATGCCCGAGGCGCTCGGCTGGGCGTCGGACGCCGCCGCGCTCTCGGTCCAGCGGCCCGGCGCGGTGGCCGCCATGCCGTACCGCGCGGAGATCGACGCGGCGGCGGCAAAGGGAACCACCCGGTGACAACTCCGCTGCAACAACTGCGGGTCCTGGACCTCGCCACCCTGTTCGCCGGACCGCTCGCGGCGACGATGCTCGGCGACTTCGGTGCCGAGGTCATCAAGGTCGAGCATCCCCGCCGCCCCGACCCCTCGCGCGGCCACGGCCCCGCCAAGGACGGCGTCGGGCTCTGGTGGAAGCTGCTCGGCCGCAACAAACGGACGATCACCCTCGACCTGTCCACGCCGGGCGGCCGCGAGACCCTGCTCCGGCTCGCCGCCTCCACCGATGTGATCATCGAGAACTTCCGCCCGGGCACCCTGGAGCGCTGGGGCCTGGGCTGGCCCGAACTGGCCGCCGCCAACGACCAGTTGGTACTGGCCCGGGTCACCGGGTTCGGCCAGTGCGGCCCGTACGCCCACCGCCCCGGCTTCGGCACTCTCGCCGAGGCGATGAGTGGCTTCGCCGCCGTCACCGGCGAGCCGGACGGCCCGCCGACGCTGCCCCCGTTCGGCCTCGCGGACTCGATCGCCGCGCTGGCCACCGCGTACGCCGTACTGACCGCGATCACCGCGCGCACCACCACCGGGCGCGGGCAGGTGATCGACATGGCGATCATCGAGCCGATCCTGACCGTCCTCGGCCCCCAGCCCATCTGGTACGACCAGCTCGGCTACGTCCAGCCGCGCACCGGCAACCGCTCCCGCAACAACGCCCCGCGCAACACCTACCGTACGGCGGACGGCAGTTGGCTCGCCATCTCCACCTCGGCCCAGTCGGTCGCCGAGCGGGTGATGCGGCTCGTGGGGCGCCCGGAGCTGATCACCGAGCCGTGGTTCGCCACCGGCTCGGGGCGGGCCGAGCACGCGGACGAGCTGGACGAGGCGGTGGGCGGCTGGATCGGGCGGCGCACCCGTGAGGAGGCGATGGCGGCGTTCGAGAAGGCGGAGGCGGCGATCGCGCCGATCTACGACATCCGCGAGGTGATGACGGACCCCCAGTACCGCGCGCT
Protein-coding sequences here:
- a CDS encoding VIT1/CCC1 transporter family protein, which gives rise to MSVINTEAALHEAHRDNHTHRDVNGGWLRPAVFGAMDGLVSNLALMTGVAGGAVSQHTIIVTGLAGLAAGAFSMAAGEYTSVASQRELVEAELDVERQQLRKHPVDEMEELAELYVSRGVEPALAREVAMQLSRDPEQALEIHAREELGIDPDDLPSPTVAAVSSFGSFALGAILPVLPYLLGASALWPAVLLALVGLFACGAVVAKVTARSWLFSGMRQLALGGAAAALTFGLGSLFGTAVG
- a CDS encoding ADP-ribosylglycohydrolase family protein — its product is MELIASGPGTAEAIRERARGALLGLAVGDALGAPAENLKPSEIRRRWGRIEGFVSDDPAGTDDTEYAIFSGLLLARHGSALTVTHVEHAWHHWIADRDEGPFRGAGFSERGTLENLRRGLAAPISAQHRHAWSDGLAMRAAPFGVFAAGAPKEAARLVAIDGCVSHEGEGIYGGQAVAAGVAVAMTGAGLTSVIAAALSVIPMDSWTARSLRRAVAVADQGERAVRSAVVIGGYPWTDLAPEAVALAFGAFATARGDFTASVLTAVNMGRDADTTAAVAGALAGAHGGAASIPPDWSSAIGPVRGSCLPEMRGYHVLDIADLLTPDPEEEESA
- a CDS encoding ADP-ribosylglycohydrolase family protein — protein: MGDEVSAGGTGTQLPGGSPGTQPPSGVQGPQAPLGAGGQSPRENPLTSTHPHPRRVSGRGGVGESRREAHPAPSPHQADRIEGLLLGLAAGDAAGWPAARHRAARMPEWTRRLTRELDTFAEQNATTTLPVPIALNQPPEPLRLGPSDDAEWAAFAAETVLTAAEPLLAHLTPARRVRAAVDRAWNLLAAEVAAAAERAPEVESAVLPLRARISVRAGLGNLATGLRPPATGHDNPHYFDDAACVRAAVLAVVHPGAPREAAELAEFDARYTQDGDGVHGARAIAAAVAAALGGAGVEDAVAAALDELPPDTEIGRNAQHAVKLAHDFADDTAGAFALVPLLEHQIVDHVYSYGIAAAETVPVALALATASRGTVAEAVPAAACLSRVADSAPALAGALTGALGGGASIPAPWLDACRTLSGCALPRLAGTDLVELAGLLADTLRHPPGG
- a CDS encoding ADP-ribosylglycohydrolase family protein yields the protein MTLTTSYATLTLEDRITGALVGAAVGDALGGPVEGYTPEQIVERHGGRVHGIVGPWHGDEWRTARPIAPYHKGDGHITDDTLMTHTLIRVYERVRDHLDAYAIADHLVPDLISRPLWIPELEAETIPLHRVFLAEKWIVARLHYGHVDPREAGTGNIVNCGAAMYMAPVGLVNAANPAAAYTEALEVAAPHQSSYGREAAGVFAAAVAAACAPAATAAGVVETCLSLAKDGTRAAIEAVAEAASGHTDFESALAPLRAAVTPFDTVGPDYRAPSLGARRPSRLHAIEELPIALGMLLVADGDFRTAVLGAVNYGRDCDSIATMAGALAGALRGEAPIPAAWAKPVAEASRLDLHAPARALTEVTREVYAKDRARQDAHRTAFEALTR
- a CDS encoding ADP-ribosylglycohydrolase family protein, producing MTPLRLTWVQPEDLIAHELRQAKEDGRDARGIEARWATAGGTAPGPSGASSTPAPPALRALAIQLLDELAEVPSPLADREPTDFEAIRSTTSTWPDGSSNPPTPGRKPEGGAGGEAPARVPGRSRARGPGDEAPSHPPTPPVRGPGRSPASGVQGAQPPLGGLGAKPPGTPPPTPTHPRRVAGRGGEGQTHALHAAWLGRAVGCLLGKPVEKLPLTGIRAIARATGNWPLHTWFTAHRLPAELAAAYPWNRRSAPTSLAENIDGMPEDDDLNYPLLGLLLLQRHGPAFTTADVARLWLDELPAGRTFTAERIAYRNLLDGIEPPHTATHRNPFREWIGATIRADVHGWTNPGDPAAAAEQAHRDAALTHTANGVYGAMFTAAAISMATTGAYDVHACLDGGLAVIPPRSRLAGAVRLGIRLAREEGDFDTVVDRLHTALGAYHWVHSVPNAALLAAALTHADGDFSGSICRAVSGGWDTDSNGATAGSLAGLLAGHPDALPARWTAPLKNRLATTVAGFDGTGFDTLAELTAELAAEPTAPATAQVTAHAPAQQTAQLVPQEVRSA
- the rbsK gene encoding ribokinase; the protein is MTRIAVLGSTNMDLVAYVTAAPRRGETVTGHDFRTIPGGKGANQAVAAARAGGDVAMIGAVGTDEFGGRLRAALDGSGVDTDLVRTTEGPSGTAHIVVDATGGNAIVVIPGANASVTHLGPGDEALIAGAESLLLQLELPLDTVVEGAKAARRHGVRTVLTPSPVQPLPPELLAATDLLVANEHEAAALTGIDDPKAAARALLELVPEVVVTLGARGSLYAARDQDPVAVPAPEVTAVDTTGAGDTFVGALAVALGEGRAMPEALGWASDAAALSVQRPGAVAAMPYRAEIDAAAAKGTTR
- a CDS encoding CaiB/BaiF CoA transferase family protein; protein product: MTTPLQQLRVLDLATLFAGPLAATMLGDFGAEVIKVEHPRRPDPSRGHGPAKDGVGLWWKLLGRNKRTITLDLSTPGGRETLLRLAASTDVIIENFRPGTLERWGLGWPELAAANDQLVLARVTGFGQCGPYAHRPGFGTLAEAMSGFAAVTGEPDGPPTLPPFGLADSIAALATAYAVLTAITARTTTGRGQVIDMAIIEPILTVLGPQPIWYDQLGYVQPRTGNRSRNNAPRNTYRTADGSWLAISTSAQSVAERVMRLVGRPELITEPWFATGSGRAEHADELDEAVGGWIGRRTREEAMAAFEKAEAAIAPIYDIREVMTDPQYRALDTLTTVDDPELGPVRMQNVLFRLSETPGAIRWAGRPHGADTDAVLTELGLSAQEITALRGTGAL